From the Pseudomonas syringae KCTC 12500 genome, the window TGTGGCTCAACTCACACTGGGGGTTTGCCCTGGCTGCGGCACTGTCGGTACCACTGGGCCTGCTGGGGCTTTCCTGGCAGCAGCGTGGCACCAAACGCTTGTTGCGCCTGGCCGAGCAGACCACTTCCGACCCGTTGATCGCGCAGATGTACACCGACAGCCGCGGCCCGCAAGCGCGCCTGGAAATGTCGATCCTCAGCCAGGAAGCGCGCATGAAAACCTGCCTGACGCGTTTGCAGGACACGGCCGAACACCTGAACAGCCAGGCTCGTCAGTCCAACTCGCTGGCCAATGCCAGTTCGATCGGGCTGGAACGTCAGCGTGTGGAAACCGAGCAGGTTGCCGCCGCCATCAACCAGATGGCCGCCACCACTCAGGAAGTCGCCAGCCACGTAAACCGTGCCGCTGACGCCACCCAGCAGGCCAACGAACTGACGCGTCGCGGGCGCGATATCGCCGGTGAAACCCGCGAAGCCATTCAGCGCCTGTCCACCTCGGTGGGCGAAACCGGCCTGACCGTGACCCGCTTGGCCAAGGACAGCGATGAAATCGGCGGCGTGGTCGATGTGATCAAAGGCATCGCCGACCAGACCAACCTTCTGGCCCTTAACGCCGCGATCGAAGCAGCGCGCGCCGGTGAGATGGGTCGCGGCTTTGCCGTCGTGGCAGATGAAGTGCGCCAGCTGGCGCAACGCACCGCCGAGTCCACCGGGCAGATTCATGGCCTGATCGCCAAACTGCAGCAGACCGCAACCGACGCGGTACACACCATGGACACCGGTCGCCGTCAGGCCGAAGAAGGCGTTGCCCGGGTACTGGAGGCCGATCAGGCGCTGGTGGGCATCAGTGAGGCTGTCGCCAATATCACCGACATGACCACGCAAATCGCCACCGCCACGGAAGAGCAAAGTGCCGTGGCCGAGGAAATCAATCGCAACATCGCCACCATCGCCAGCCTGGCAGACCAGACCTCTGACGAAGCGCGTCGCTCTGCGGTATTAAGTGGTGAACTGACCGACACGGCCAACTCACAGTATTCACTGGTAGAGC encodes:
- a CDS encoding methyl-accepting chemotaxis protein; amino-acid sequence: MRNNQPVTQHERTFPAEQRLISTTDTRGTITYCNDAFVDISGYSEAELVGAAHNTVRHPDVPPAVFEHMWTTLKSGQPWMGIVKNRCKNGDHYWVNAYVTPVLENRQVVGFESVRIKPTAEQIRRAEALYTRLNKGKSAVPNRDKWLPVLQDWLPFILVSQLSFLIGVWLNSHWGFALAAALSVPLGLLGLSWQQRGTKRLLRLAEQTTSDPLIAQMYTDSRGPQARLEMSILSQEARMKTCLTRLQDTAEHLNSQARQSNSLANASSIGLERQRVETEQVAAAINQMAATTQEVASHVNRAADATQQANELTRRGRDIAGETREAIQRLSTSVGETGLTVTRLAKDSDEIGGVVDVIKGIADQTNLLALNAAIEAARAGEMGRGFAVVADEVRQLAQRTAESTGQIHGLIAKLQQTATDAVHTMDTGRRQAEEGVARVLEADQALVGISEAVANITDMTTQIATATEEQSAVAEEINRNIATIASLADQTSDEARRSAVLSGELTDTANSQYSLVERFNR